One region of Triticum aestivum cultivar Chinese Spring chromosome 6B, IWGSC CS RefSeq v2.1, whole genome shotgun sequence genomic DNA includes:
- the LOC123134616 gene encoding protein DGS1, mitochondrial has protein sequence MKRTDRPAMEKQYARQKEESQRRILLSFSEKPSKITLPQYASGDALMEIQRSILELDQVAKANVLDLQEAILGLDRILKASRTSFALLAFGLPLLLFFRVLTLVTHVQSAEGIDSIGELLVLAQRRFLEFKESNVNGEEDEVMWKFGLTLYSLDRLYEVVELHGNQTDEWTSLKEYIFRLAKPGVAMEDKLDALSCLKRTYRFLRLF, from the exons ATGAAGCGAACAGATAGACCTGCAATGGAAAAACAATATGCCCGACAAAAGGAAGAGTCACAACGCAG GATACTACTTTCCTTCTCTGAGAAACCTTCAAAGATAACATTGCCACAATATGCATCAGGGGACGCGTTGATGGAGATCCAGAG GTCAATTCTGGAACTAGATCAGGTTGCTAAGGCAAATGTACTGGATCTTCAGGA GGCAATACTGGGACTGGATCGGATTCTTAAGGCATCTAGGACAAGTTTTGCTCTTCTTGCATTTGGGCTTCCTCTTCTACTATTCTTTCGAGTGCTGACACTGGTAACACAT GTCCAGAGTGCAGAGGGAATAGATAGCATTGGGGAGCTTCTTGTACTTGCACAGCGAAGGTTTTTGGAATTTAAAGAATCCAATGTTAATGGAGAG GAGGATGAGGTGATGTGGAAGTTCGGATTGACACTTTACTCCCTTGATAGATTATACGAAGTTGTTGAGTTGCATGGAAATCAAACAGACGAGTGGACAAG CTTGAAGGAGTACATCTTCCGTCTTGCAAAACCTGGTGTGGCCATGGAAGATAAGCTTGATGCTCTTTCCTGTCTGAAGCGCACATACAGATTCTTAAGGTTATTTTAG
- the LOC123134615 gene encoding protein DGS1, mitochondrial-like produces the protein METLPPLPARGWNSLFDRLFGGRRRRCPALPLPVHSSVGHSLRTYRDIYNKPIGCVILEEIMQRTLSYLRSIDENLEYWSSKNCWGSSYSQTMYFMIFQRGPGAFVEATCPRLTGLGNNGGPSQSLFESAYNIISTNIHVLKSINRCLAVFLAEVYQQADIGKEGLTGSHRESLCTLFIVLNHVFPKLEELHRKGQTLLFTNDENPSELQFKRLPEVDINSSQWTDAFSANAIGLIYQNLENLDNFVSTLLSRHKKPTHMTLYWFPYTCGAIGFSLCSLWLLRHSSLMGSSDDYNLVQHAKKSIARFWSDPIEPVRYLISIFF, from the exons ATGGAGACCTTGCCGCCATTACCCGCTCGTGGATGGAACTCCCTCTTCGACCGTCTCTTTGGCGGCCGCCGGCGCCGGTGCCCTGCTCTCCCGCTCCCTGTCCACAGTTCCGTCGGTCATTCTCTCCG TACTTACAGGGATATTTACAACAAGCCCATTGGCTGCGTCATCTTGGAGGAAATTATGCAACGCACACTGTCCTATTTGCGTAGCATTGATGAAAATTTGGAGTATTGGAGCTCCAAGAATTGTTGG GGTTCATCATATTCACAGACAATGTATTTCATGATATTTCAAAGAGGTCCAGGTGCTTTTGTTGAAGCAACATGCCCACGTCTGACTGGACTTGGGAACAACGGAGGTCCATCGCAGAGCCTTTTCGAGTCTGCATATAATATTATCTCAACAAACATTCATGTCCTGAAGAGTATCAATCGCTGCTTGGCTGTTTTTCTTGCTGAG GTTTATCAGCAAGCAGATATAGGCAAAGAAGGATTAACTGGAAGTCATCGTGAATCCCTATGTACACTATTTATTGTTTTGAACCATGTCTTTCCCAAGTTGGAGGAATTACACAGAAAG GGCCAAACTCTTCTATTCACAAATGATGAAAACCCATCTGAACTTCAATTCAAAAGATTGCCAGAAGTTGACATTAATAGTTCACAATGGACAGATGCATTCTCAGCAAATGCTATAGGTTTGATCTATCAAAACCTCGAGAATCTAGATAATTTTGTTTCCACTTTG CTTTCAAGGCATAAAAAACCAACACATATGACCTTATACTGGTTCCCCTACACATGTGGAGCAATTGGCTTCTCGTTATGCTCTCTATGGCTATTACGCCATAGTAGCTTGATGGGAAGTTCTGACGACTATAACTTGGTTCAACATGCTAAGAAGTCCATTGCTCGATTCTGGAGTGATCCCATTGAACCAGTAAGATATTTAATTTCTATATTTTTTTAA